From Panthera tigris isolate Pti1 chromosome D3, P.tigris_Pti1_mat1.1, whole genome shotgun sequence, one genomic window encodes:
- the RITA1 gene encoding RBPJ-interacting and tubulin-associated protein 1 — protein MGSMKTPVELAVSGMQTLHLQHRCRGGYRVKARASYVDETLFGSPAGTRPTPPDFDPPWVEKANRTSRVGTGTSQALGANGSCENTSSRVSTPTLTPRKKNKYRLISHTPSYCDESLFGSRPEGTSWEGPWMAKGDAAKLHALFWTPPATPRGSQSPRPRDTPLRAVHPAGPSKPEPKVAADTQKLSVDGLDSPRPPRRERSHSLTHLTVPGTGRPHTSASHASGPRDPRPSPSGVTVQSPLVTPRARSVRVSVPAAPQRGRATQKPKPPWK, from the exons ATGGGCAGCATGAAAACCCCCGTGGAGCTGGCCGTCAGTGGGATGCAGACCCTCCACCTTCAGCACCGTTGCCGGGGTGGCTACCGGGTCAAGGCCAGGGCGTCCTATGTGGATGAGACTTTGTTTGGCAGCCCTGCGGGTACCCGGCCCACACCACCAGACTTTGACCCACCTTGGGTGGAGAAGGCCAACAGAACCAGTCGAGTGGGCACAGGGACATCACAGGCCTTGGGGGCCAACGGGAGCTGTGAGAACACCTCCTCCAGGGTCAGCACCCCGACCCTCACACCGAGGAAGAAGAACAAATACAG ACTGATCAGCCACACTCCTTCTTACTGCGATGAGTCGCTGTTTGGCTCCCGACCCGAGGGCACCAGCTGGGAGGGCCCGTGGATGGCAAAGGGGGATGCTGCAAAACTCCATGCCCTCTTCTGGAcacccccagccacccccagggGCAGCCAGTCGCCCCGCCCCAGGGACACCCCACTGCGAGCCGTTCACCCAGCTGGTCCCTCGAAGCCAGAGCCCAAGGTGGCGGCAGATACCCAGAAGTTGTCCGTGGACGGGTTAGACTCTCCACGCCCTCCGAGGCGAGAACGTTCCCATTCCCTCACACACCTGACCGTCCCCGGCACGGGTCGCCCACACACCAGTGCCTCCCACGCCAGTGGGCCTCGGGATCCCAGGCCTTCCCCGTCGGGGGTGACCGTCCAGAGCCCCCTCGTGACTCCCAGGGCTCGCTCGGTCCGTGTTTCAGTGCCAGCCGCCCCCCAGCGAGGTAGGGCCACCCAGAAACCAAAGCCCCCTTGGAAATGA